From one Lysinibacillus sp. G4S2 genomic stretch:
- a CDS encoding HAD family hydrolase, translating into MKKGIIFDKDGTLIQLDTVWYKIVDCVLNDIFQKFPNEKNKRDEYMQIIGMDNNDFESTSLLASQTNSFIAAAWYSILGEKNIKKGEFIHDVCASFKKHSTSDDLVFTEVKGAQETLKYLKDHDYIIGIVTADDVDAAIHSLKMTKLYDYIDFLGADDGINKPKPNSEYYHIFKDKFLLNDEEVLMVGDTLTDIRFARNSRIEVAGVLSGACNKEDLEGKADYIIDSVKDIQKIL; encoded by the coding sequence ATGAAGAAAGGAATCATTTTCGATAAGGATGGAACATTAATACAGCTAGATACTGTTTGGTACAAAATTGTTGATTGTGTGCTTAATGATATATTTCAAAAGTTTCCGAATGAAAAAAACAAACGTGATGAATATATGCAGATAATTGGAATGGACAATAATGATTTTGAGAGTACGAGTTTACTTGCTAGTCAAACGAATTCTTTTATTGCAGCTGCATGGTATTCAATTTTGGGAGAAAAAAATATTAAAAAAGGGGAATTTATACACGATGTTTGTGCTTCATTCAAAAAGCATTCTACATCAGATGACCTCGTATTTACAGAAGTAAAAGGTGCACAGGAAACATTAAAGTATTTAAAAGATCATGATTATATTATCGGTATTGTGACAGCAGACGATGTTGATGCAGCCATTCATTCGCTTAAAATGACGAAGCTATATGACTATATTGATTTTTTAGGTGCAGATGATGGCATCAATAAACCTAAGCCTAATAGTGAATATTATCATATTTTCAAAGATAAATTCCTACTGAATGATGAGGAAGTTTTAATGGTAGGTGACACGTTAACTGACATTCGATTTGCACGAAATAGCCGTATTGAAGTAGCCGGGGTACTTTCTGGTGCATGCAATAAGGAAGATTTAGAAGGAAAAGCAGACTATATTATAGATAGTGTTAAAGATATTCAAAAGATTTTATAG
- a CDS encoding extracellular solute-binding protein, whose amino-acid sequence MKKLLALLMVVSLFVGVLAGCSGGEGNTVKVTKEGDKIVVPFINGVGGSLADRLDKIVMDFNQSQDKYVVKTTKAGNYDESYQKLQSGFAANNQEAIALLGSDVIQNYINKELVVPIDKLINDDKELKIEDYGKGFVSQATVDGKLYGIPLYGTTQILYYNKKVLEENGFTTDDLKTWEGVEKVAKKVSKRDANGDVQYAGWMPIWGTTNLIDSVRSAGGNVLSEDGKKVLINDETWVKVWDKYRTWLHEDKIMNIHTGGTGWEYWDNTIIDFVEGRTLGYTGSSGDQGFVYKSLGEGMDEAERLATFGAVPQPGWGDHKPAPKLEAYFLTLTRNTDPEVAKGAYEFMKFATSTEKTAEWSMETGYIPVQNNVTDYKPYADFVKKQPQALVPLEQANKNGVSPFIDPTGGKIYDALDIAKDKVEIEGISAKEALDEAAKIAQEELDKVKK is encoded by the coding sequence TTGAAGAAATTATTAGCGCTTTTGATGGTTGTATCATTATTTGTTGGTGTACTTGCAGGTTGTTCTGGAGGAGAAGGAAATACAGTTAAGGTAACGAAAGAAGGGGATAAAATCGTTGTCCCATTCATAAACGGGGTTGGGGGATCACTTGCTGATCGTTTAGATAAAATTGTGATGGATTTCAATCAAAGTCAGGACAAGTACGTTGTAAAAACGACAAAAGCAGGTAACTATGATGAGTCTTATCAAAAGCTTCAAAGTGGATTTGCGGCAAACAATCAAGAAGCCATTGCTTTACTAGGTTCAGACGTTATTCAAAACTATATTAACAAAGAGCTAGTTGTCCCAATCGATAAATTAATAAATGATGATAAAGAATTAAAAATAGAAGATTATGGTAAAGGTTTTGTTAGTCAAGCAACAGTTGATGGGAAATTATATGGAATTCCTTTATATGGCACAACACAGATTCTTTATTATAATAAAAAAGTATTAGAGGAAAATGGTTTTACTACAGATGACTTAAAGACATGGGAAGGAGTAGAAAAGGTAGCCAAAAAAGTATCAAAGCGTGATGCAAATGGAGACGTTCAATACGCAGGGTGGATGCCAATTTGGGGTACGACGAACTTAATTGATTCTGTTCGAAGTGCTGGAGGAAATGTATTAAGTGAAGACGGAAAGAAAGTTTTAATTAACGATGAAACATGGGTAAAGGTATGGGACAAATACCGTACGTGGCTTCATGAAGATAAAATCATGAACATTCATACAGGTGGTACTGGATGGGAATATTGGGATAACACAATTATTGATTTTGTTGAAGGTAGAACATTAGGATATACAGGTTCATCTGGTGACCAAGGATTTGTCTATAAATCGTTAGGTGAGGGAATGGATGAGGCCGAAAGACTGGCTACATTTGGAGCAGTTCCACAACCAGGCTGGGGTGACCATAAGCCAGCACCTAAATTAGAAGCTTATTTTTTAACATTAACTAGAAATACCGATCCAGAAGTAGCTAAAGGTGCATATGAGTTTATGAAATTTGCGACAAGTACTGAGAAAACAGCAGAATGGTCAATGGAAACAGGCTATATCCCTGTACAAAACAATGTTACTGATTATAAGCCTTATGCTGATTTCGTGAAAAAACAACCACAGGCGTTAGTTCCGTTAGAGCAAGCAAATAAAAATGGAGTTTCGCCATTTATCGATCCAACAGGCGGAAAAATCTATGATGCATTAGATATAGCGAAAGATAAAGTAGAAATCGAAGGAATCTCTGCTAAGGAAGCATTAGATGAAGCGGCGAAAATTGCTCAGGAAGAATTAGATAAAGTGAAGAAGTAA
- a CDS encoding DeoR/GlpR family DNA-binding transcription regulator: MKSYTQFERRKYILDELDQYNRVMVNDLAKVLNVTTETIRRDLDLLHKEGKLTKIHGGALKKNDHTVELFFNKRRNENIDKKRSIAMAASKLVEDNDIIAIEVGTTTLQILDYLYDKKNLTILTNSIPAANKIIELKEQYESFDCKLIVAGGMLNTNSLALSGDMTLNLLDHFTVNKLFASCDGISLEKELTCTYIEDAQIFNRLKKNARQVVMLVDESKFNLMKFYKSGSFDDIDLLFTNAKLDAEWQSALTAKGVEIITVR; the protein is encoded by the coding sequence ATGAAATCTTATACACAATTTGAGCGAAGAAAATACATACTCGATGAGCTAGATCAATACAATCGTGTGATGGTCAATGATTTAGCAAAAGTGTTAAATGTTACGACAGAAACCATCCGAAGAGATTTAGATTTGTTGCATAAAGAAGGCAAGTTAACGAAAATACATGGTGGAGCTCTTAAGAAAAATGATCATACCGTGGAATTATTTTTTAATAAACGTCGCAATGAAAACATTGATAAAAAACGTAGTATAGCAATGGCAGCAAGTAAATTGGTAGAGGATAATGATATTATTGCCATTGAAGTTGGAACAACTACGCTGCAAATATTGGACTATCTTTATGACAAAAAAAACCTCACCATTTTGACAAACTCCATACCTGCTGCTAATAAAATTATTGAACTAAAAGAGCAGTATGAGTCATTTGATTGCAAACTTATAGTAGCTGGTGGAATGTTAAATACAAATTCATTAGCGTTGTCTGGTGATATGACGTTAAACTTACTTGATCATTTTACGGTTAATAAATTATTTGCTTCTTGTGATGGAATCTCATTAGAAAAGGAATTAACATGTACGTATATTGAGGATGCTCAAATATTTAATCGCTTAAAGAAAAATGCAAGACAAGTTGTCATGCTGGTAGATGAATCTAAATTCAACTTAATGAAGTTTTATAAAAGTGGGAGTTTTGATGATATCGATCTATTATTTACGAATGCTAAACTCGATGCAGAATGGCAAAGTGCTTTAACAGCAAAAGGTGTTGAAATAATAACCGTACGATAA
- a CDS encoding DUF2268 domain-containing protein, with protein sequence MEKVKINLINSLDFYNKCLIGNDNENSFRYELMQPMKIMWDYLNVPLKATQPNGYDVVMASEMLGIWTPRKSIQQVEDNLPELIESRIFDEYQEVISKGIDKFEKIDYFIPLEEITVNILLGDEDSQEMKVNKGYSGFGGIPGYILLMVVPNDFNKKRLKSALAHEFNHNVRFTFEPFNHGDVTVEEYLVLEGLAECFAEEMYGKELIGPWIEDFDKGEMEYSIEVIKEGRKTKGFGEVAAYMFGDEVAKKQGYSPVGLSQNAGYTIGYHLIKQYLANSNKSIAEATLTPTEEIIRVSRFFD encoded by the coding sequence ATGGAAAAAGTAAAAATCAACTTAATCAATAGCTTAGATTTCTATAATAAGTGTTTAATAGGAAATGATAATGAGAATTCATTCCGATATGAATTGATGCAACCAATGAAAATAATGTGGGATTATTTAAATGTACCGTTAAAAGCAACCCAACCTAATGGATATGATGTTGTTATGGCATCTGAGATGTTAGGGATTTGGACTCCTAGAAAATCTATTCAACAAGTTGAGGATAATCTACCAGAGCTAATAGAATCTAGAATTTTTGATGAATATCAGGAAGTGATCTCAAAAGGAATTGATAAATTTGAAAAGATAGATTATTTTATTCCACTAGAAGAAATCACTGTAAATATTCTTTTAGGGGATGAAGATAGTCAAGAAATGAAAGTAAATAAAGGATATTCAGGTTTTGGTGGAATACCGGGATATATTTTGCTAATGGTTGTTCCTAATGATTTTAATAAGAAAAGATTAAAATCCGCTTTAGCTCACGAGTTTAATCATAATGTTCGTTTTACATTTGAACCATTTAATCATGGCGACGTGACTGTAGAAGAATATTTAGTATTGGAAGGTTTAGCTGAATGTTTTGCTGAAGAAATGTATGGGAAAGAATTGATAGGACCTTGGATTGAAGATTTTGATAAAGGAGAGATGGAGTACTCAATCGAAGTGATAAAAGAAGGACGGAAGACTAAAGGTTTTGGAGAAGTAGCAGCTTATATGTTTGGTGATGAGGTTGCGAAGAAACAAGGATACAGTCCAGTTGGTTTATCACAGAATGCAGGATATACTATTGGTTACCACCTGATTAAGCAATACTTAGCCAACAGTAACAAAAGTATTGCCGAAGCGACACTGACACCTACTGAAGAAATAATTAGAGTCTCTAGATTTTTCGATTAA
- a CDS encoding amidase, whose product MNLQEYASYDGIGLAELVKTKQVTPKELTKLALQGIEKVNPSINAVVSVLEEQADNAISTLNLNDNQPFAGVPFLIKEVVLHAEGVPHSMGSRIAENAVISVDSELMKRFKNAGFVLSGTTTTPEFGYNAATEAVIYGPTRNPWDLDHSPGGSSGGAAASVASGIVPIAHGNDGGGSIRIPASCSGVVGLKPSRGRVPMGPYNSEALNGLAIEFALTKTIRDTATLLDQVAGPDLGCYSIIQSPEMPYSKAIQHKVRPLKIAWTTEANSGAFVDPECIEAVHKAVKLLEELGHEVVEARPVYDQAPFSRATVNIWTANIYKMIMGAAELTGKTPSRDNIEAAIWQCYEYGKNLKASALLDAINTNALVSRQVATFFEDYDVLLSPTIGTLPAKIGELNADNPNISATEWTEQIFTYAPFTNLFNATGQPSLSLPLAMSASGLPIGLQFTGRFADELTLLQLGKQLEESAPWKDRKPPVHVSAEVAEIATT is encoded by the coding sequence ATGAATTTACAGGAATATGCATCATATGACGGTATTGGATTAGCAGAGTTAGTAAAAACAAAGCAAGTGACACCAAAAGAACTTACAAAATTAGCACTACAAGGTATTGAAAAAGTTAACCCTTCGATTAATGCCGTTGTCAGCGTGTTAGAGGAACAGGCTGACAACGCGATTTCTACTTTAAATTTAAATGATAATCAACCATTTGCAGGTGTCCCATTTTTAATTAAAGAAGTTGTACTCCATGCGGAAGGTGTGCCACATAGTATGGGCAGTCGTATTGCAGAAAATGCTGTGATTTCTGTCGATAGTGAATTAATGAAACGATTTAAAAACGCTGGTTTTGTGTTAAGCGGTACAACCACAACACCCGAGTTTGGCTATAATGCCGCAACGGAAGCTGTCATTTATGGGCCAACACGTAACCCTTGGGATCTAGACCATAGCCCTGGTGGTTCAAGTGGCGGTGCAGCCGCTTCTGTCGCAAGTGGTATCGTCCCAATCGCGCATGGTAATGATGGGGGCGGATCCATTCGTATTCCTGCATCATGCAGTGGTGTTGTTGGCTTAAAGCCTTCACGTGGTCGCGTGCCAATGGGACCTTATAATAGTGAGGCATTAAATGGGCTAGCAATTGAATTTGCGCTGACAAAAACCATTCGTGATACTGCTACATTATTGGACCAAGTAGCTGGGCCAGACTTAGGATGTTATTCGATTATTCAAAGCCCAGAAATGCCTTACAGTAAAGCAATTCAGCACAAGGTACGTCCACTGAAGATCGCCTGGACAACAGAAGCAAATTCTGGTGCATTCGTTGATCCGGAATGTATCGAGGCCGTACATAAGGCCGTAAAATTATTAGAAGAGTTAGGGCATGAAGTAGTCGAAGCTCGACCAGTTTACGACCAAGCACCATTTTCACGCGCAACAGTAAATATTTGGACAGCGAATATTTATAAAATGATTATGGGTGCAGCGGAATTAACAGGTAAAACACCTTCACGTGATAATATTGAAGCAGCCATTTGGCAATGCTATGAATATGGCAAAAACTTAAAAGCTAGCGCACTTTTAGATGCCATTAATACGAATGCACTTGTATCACGTCAAGTAGCGACATTCTTTGAAGATTATGATGTGCTTTTAAGCCCAACAATCGGTACATTACCAGCGAAAATTGGTGAGCTAAATGCGGATAATCCAAATATCTCGGCGACTGAATGGACAGAGCAAATTTTCACATACGCGCCGTTTACCAATTTGTTTAACGCAACAGGTCAACCGTCGTTATCATTGCCACTTGCGATGAGTGCATCAGGCTTACCAATCGGGCTGCAATTTACAGGTCGCTTCGCAGATGAGCTAACCCTTCTACAGCTCGGAAAACAATTAGAAGAATCTGCTCCGTGGAAAGATCGTAAACCACCCGTTCATGTGAGTGCAGAAGTTGCGGAAATTGCGACAACATAA
- a CDS encoding serine hydrolase domain-containing protein codes for MLAKIIEEVSGESYETCLQQNIAEPLNLTYMTTQPSKQYEAQGQTYNYEKQQYIKVVDDPYLCKTEKYNDVYGDGGIYATVTEVAKFLKGLWQGQYISKEIVQFMLTPTEVAKHYSYGFIIQDEWVGHTGGWSGCSAQAFINISTEEVIVLATNQEVFPQYEQEIMDCLMGKHHAVEALKHVVILPLTNKDDITGRYELADGFGTRFTIEKDIQLIISFEHQLSVPLFKIDESYYWVRNTMSYVDVANQLFIDEGVEVTYKKFD; via the coding sequence TTGCTTGCGAAAATTATTGAGGAAGTGAGCGGTGAATCGTATGAAACCTGTTTACAACAAAATATTGCAGAACCATTAAATCTTACCTACATGACAACACAACCTTCAAAGCAATACGAAGCGCAAGGTCAAACGTATAATTATGAGAAGCAGCAATATATAAAGGTCGTTGATGACCCGTATTTGTGCAAAACTGAAAAGTATAATGATGTGTATGGTGATGGTGGTATTTATGCAACAGTGACAGAAGTAGCGAAGTTTTTAAAAGGGCTATGGCAAGGTCAGTACATTAGCAAAGAGATTGTGCAATTTATGCTAACACCAACAGAAGTTGCTAAGCATTATAGTTATGGGTTTATCATTCAAGATGAGTGGGTTGGACATACAGGTGGATGGAGTGGTTGCTCAGCACAAGCCTTTATTAATATATCAACGGAAGAAGTAATTGTGTTAGCGACGAATCAAGAAGTTTTTCCGCAATATGAACAAGAAATTATGGATTGCTTAATGGGTAAACATCATGCAGTTGAAGCACTAAAACATGTAGTAATTTTGCCGCTCACAAATAAAGATGATATTACGGGGCGATATGAATTAGCAGATGGATTTGGAACAAGATTTACGATTGAAAAGGATATACAATTGATCATTTCATTTGAGCATCAGTTGTCAGTGCCACTATTTAAAATAGATGAGTCGTATTATTGGGTACGCAATACGATGAGTTATGTAGATGTTGCAAATCAATTATTTATCGACGAAGGTGTTGAAGTAACTTATAAAAAATTTGATTGA
- a CDS encoding LuxR C-terminal-related transcriptional regulator produces the protein MYEQKEVGNLLEATIRISNMNMQQTSRDFKLNMLQVLSECFQFEHTLFWEVADGELNEQPVCFNVETYTIQNYLHEYKYYDPLHPVNMQNQPDIQLMQRNEAISKKKKRYYVERFLQLNDFIDEMVMYLYNQQKPTAAIGFLRKEGEKPFTEQDSQKLSYIKRMIENAYLLHQYVQPSESWQITQREKELLMYLCKGFKNGEIASCLYVSENTVKKHLQNLYRKFKVTSRTQLALKYAESLRA, from the coding sequence TTGTATGAGCAAAAAGAGGTGGGAAATTTATTAGAAGCAACGATTAGGATCTCGAATATGAATATGCAGCAAACAAGTAGAGACTTTAAATTGAATATGTTGCAAGTATTGAGTGAATGTTTTCAATTTGAGCATACGCTATTTTGGGAAGTGGCAGATGGGGAGTTAAATGAACAGCCTGTCTGTTTCAATGTTGAGACATATACGATACAAAACTATTTGCATGAATATAAATATTATGATCCTTTACATCCAGTGAACATGCAAAACCAACCCGATATTCAATTAATGCAACGAAATGAAGCAATATCGAAGAAGAAAAAGCGGTATTATGTTGAGCGCTTTTTGCAATTAAATGATTTTATAGATGAAATGGTTATGTATCTGTACAATCAGCAAAAGCCAACAGCAGCTATTGGCTTTTTGCGAAAAGAAGGGGAAAAACCTTTTACAGAGCAGGATAGTCAAAAGCTATCTTATATTAAGCGGATGATTGAAAATGCTTATTTATTACATCAATATGTTCAGCCAAGCGAGTCATGGCAAATTACACAACGTGAAAAAGAGCTGTTAATGTATTTATGTAAGGGATTTAAAAATGGGGAAATTGCCAGTTGTTTATATGTCAGTGAAAATACAGTAAAGAAGCATCTGCAAAATTTGTATCGGAAATTTAAAGTAACTTCACGAACACAGCTTGCATTAAAATATGCAGAAAGCTTACGAGCATAA
- a CDS encoding MFS transporter: protein MHPTKLSKRHWLLILTLSLLTFVLGTSEFVIVGILTDISSSLHMTNAKAGTLVSAFAITFAIATPLVMSATSHFPKRKWMLFLIGSFIILNALCVISTSYIMLLALRILTAIVTGVLISLAMIVASETMPIKKRGLAISFVFGGFTLANVVGVPIGIVIAEWYGWNATFMLTTFLGVLAFLASFFVLPNNLSQVRSSIRDQFSLLTKPRILMAFFIPALGFGATYAVFTYLVPILKGMGAPNNSISLILFGYGFISIFSNILAGKIASHNPIGRLRFVFLVQAVVLTSLFWTTNHFILGLVNIGLMSLMSILLTTSTQLYLIDLAGIYQPNATGLAASLMPVASNVGIAFGSALGGIVYHQGNLMNVTWVGGIVAVCASLLTIFCHLLDQKQKKSA, encoded by the coding sequence ATGCACCCCACAAAATTATCCAAGCGACATTGGTTGCTCATTTTAACACTTTCTTTATTAACATTTGTTCTCGGGACAAGTGAATTTGTGATTGTTGGAATTTTAACTGATATTTCTTCAAGCCTACATATGACAAATGCGAAAGCAGGCACACTCGTTTCTGCGTTTGCCATTACGTTTGCCATCGCCACACCACTAGTGATGTCAGCAACAAGTCATTTTCCAAAGCGTAAATGGATGTTGTTTTTGATAGGATCTTTCATCATCCTAAATGCTTTGTGTGTTATTTCGACGAGCTACATCATGCTCCTTGCCCTTCGAATTTTGACAGCGATTGTAACAGGAGTATTAATCTCCCTAGCTATGATTGTTGCAAGTGAAACCATGCCGATTAAAAAACGCGGACTTGCGATATCATTCGTTTTCGGTGGTTTCACACTTGCAAATGTCGTTGGAGTGCCAATTGGTATTGTAATCGCCGAATGGTACGGCTGGAATGCCACTTTCATGTTAACCACTTTCCTAGGAGTACTGGCGTTTTTGGCGTCCTTCTTTGTCTTACCTAATAATCTCAGCCAAGTACGTAGTTCGATACGGGATCAGTTTTCTTTACTGACCAAGCCTAGAATTTTGATGGCTTTTTTCATTCCAGCGCTCGGATTTGGTGCAACTTATGCCGTCTTTACGTACCTTGTTCCTATCTTAAAGGGAATGGGCGCACCAAATAATTCAATTAGTTTAATCTTATTTGGTTACGGATTTATCTCGATTTTCAGCAATATCCTCGCCGGTAAAATTGCCAGCCACAATCCAATCGGTCGCCTTCGGTTTGTTTTTCTCGTGCAGGCAGTTGTTCTAACAAGTTTATTTTGGACTACAAATCATTTTATTTTAGGACTGGTAAACATTGGCCTAATGTCGTTAATGTCCATCCTCTTAACAACGTCTACTCAGCTATATTTAATAGACCTCGCCGGAATTTATCAGCCAAATGCTACAGGACTCGCTGCTTCACTTATGCCAGTGGCAAGCAACGTAGGCATAGCTTTTGGTTCTGCATTAGGAGGAATTGTATACCATCAAGGAAATTTAATGAATGTAACATGGGTCGGTGGAATAGTTGCAGTCTGTGCAAGTCTACTAACTATCTTTTGTCATCTTTTAGACCAAAAACAAAAGAAATCAGCATAA
- a CDS encoding sugar ABC transporter permease, with protein MQIKFSKAAFFLLPVGIPLTLFWIIPNLFSLGISFTDWDFMTNDFNFVGLDNYFNLFTQSAFKQALLNTLYFGFGTVIPTIVLGLIFALFFRKNFRGSAIYKLMIFSPWVTPTVAVSIVWSLLYEPELGVINKVLGLVGIPGLDWLKSSETAMLAVIIVTVWKLVGWTMIFYIGALEKVPDSLYEAASIDGANAWQKFRHVTLPMVSPTTFFLIVVNTIVSLQAYDQIKILTQGGPSGSTRTLLYLFFQQAFEQFDMGSATAIAFIILIITILLSFINKIIGDKWVNY; from the coding sequence ATGCAAATAAAATTTTCAAAGGCTGCGTTCTTTTTATTACCGGTTGGAATACCTCTTACACTCTTTTGGATTATTCCGAATTTGTTTAGTTTAGGTATTAGTTTTACAGACTGGGATTTCATGACAAATGATTTTAATTTTGTTGGTTTAGATAACTATTTCAATTTATTTACCCAGTCAGCTTTTAAGCAGGCATTGCTAAACACGCTGTATTTTGGATTTGGGACAGTTATTCCAACGATTGTATTAGGATTAATTTTTGCTTTGTTCTTTAGAAAAAATTTCAGAGGCTCTGCCATTTACAAATTGATGATTTTTTCGCCATGGGTAACACCAACAGTAGCCGTATCGATTGTATGGTCACTTCTATATGAACCGGAATTAGGTGTTATCAATAAGGTGCTAGGTTTGGTAGGCATACCTGGTTTGGATTGGCTGAAGAGCAGTGAAACCGCGATGCTAGCCGTCATTATTGTAACGGTTTGGAAACTAGTTGGATGGACAATGATTTTCTATATTGGAGCGCTCGAGAAGGTACCTGATAGCTTATATGAAGCGGCAAGTATTGATGGAGCTAATGCATGGCAGAAGTTTCGACATGTCACACTTCCGATGGTTTCACCAACAACTTTTTTCTTAATTGTTGTAAATACGATTGTATCGCTGCAAGCATATGATCAAATTAAAATCTTAACACAAGGTGGACCGAGTGGTTCGACAAGAACATTACTCTATTTATTCTTCCAACAAGCGTTTGAACAATTTGATATGGGATCCGCGACAGCCATCGCGTTTATCATATTAATTATTACAATCCTATTATCGTTTATAAACAAGATAATAGGTGACAAGTGGGTGAATTATTAA
- a CDS encoding carbohydrate ABC transporter permease — translation MSNHKKTPKILKHLFLALSSILFVFPFIWMILSSFKTSSEVLQGGFWPKEFHWENYQEVLGVIPFHTYIFNSFYTSLIITIYVLISSALFAYMLAFYKFKGKELTFGVVMATYMIPGAVSYVPVYVMLAKMGMLNTHFGYIISLSVSVFGIFYFRQAFLKVGHEIVEAAKIDGASDWKILWKIVFPMTRSSFVTLGLVTFIENYNNYIWPALVLKDNDKKLITNGIADFFINSSLGRDWSHIMVASTIATVPLLLVFLVLQKWFLSGVSDSGIKG, via the coding sequence ATGAGTAATCATAAAAAGACACCGAAAATTTTAAAGCATCTCTTTTTAGCTTTATCGAGCATCTTGTTTGTCTTTCCTTTTATTTGGATGATCCTTAGTTCGTTTAAAACATCCAGTGAAGTACTACAAGGTGGTTTTTGGCCAAAAGAATTTCATTGGGAAAATTATCAAGAGGTATTAGGAGTCATTCCTTTTCACACGTATATATTTAATAGTTTCTATACTTCATTGATTATTACGATCTATGTTCTTATTTCGTCGGCACTCTTTGCTTATATGTTGGCATTTTATAAATTTAAAGGGAAAGAATTAACGTTTGGCGTTGTCATGGCAACATATATGATTCCAGGCGCTGTATCGTATGTTCCTGTGTATGTGATGTTAGCGAAAATGGGAATGTTAAATACTCATTTTGGATACATTATTTCTTTATCAGTTAGTGTATTTGGGATTTTTTATTTTAGACAAGCGTTCCTTAAAGTTGGTCATGAAATCGTAGAAGCAGCCAAGATAGATGGAGCAAGTGATTGGAAGATTCTTTGGAAGATTGTCTTCCCGATGACAAGATCATCATTTGTGACACTAGGTTTAGTGACATTTATCGAAAACTATAATAACTATATTTGGCCAGCGCTAGTATTAAAAGATAATGATAAAAAATTAATTACTAATGGGATTGCTGATTTTTTCATTAATAGCTCATTAGGCAGGGATTGGTCACACATTATGGTTGCAAGTACAATCGCTACAGTCCCACTTTTACTTGTATTTTTAGTATTACAAAAATGGTTCCTCTCAGGTGTTTCTGATTCTGGAATAAAGGGTTAA